One Camelina sativa cultivar DH55 chromosome 3, Cs, whole genome shotgun sequence genomic window carries:
- the LOC104778335 gene encoding zinc finger protein CONSTANS-LIKE 4-like, which yields MEVGVVPDGGSVADVSYPYGGSATSGADPGSQRAVPLTSAEREARVMRYREKRKNRKFEKTIRYDSRKAYAEMRPRIKGRFAKRTDTSESNDAVAHGGIFSGFGLVPTF from the coding sequence ATGGAAGTGGGAGTGGTGCCAGATGGTGGATCCGTGGCTGATGTTTCATATCCTTACGGTGGTTCTGCAACAAGTGGAGCTGATCCGGGGAGTCAGAGGGCTGTACCGTTGACGTCGGCTGAGAGAGAGGCGAGGGTGATGAGGtacagagagaagagaaagaacaggAAGTTTGAGAAGACCATAAGGTATGATTCACGTAAAGCGTACGCTGAGATGAGACCGAGGATCAAGGGGAGGTTTGCGAAGCGGACGGATACGAGTGAGAGCAACGATGCGGTTGCCCATGGAGGTATCTTTAGTGGGTTTGGACTTGTACCTACATTTTAG
- the LOC104778336 gene encoding 17.4 kDa class III heat shock protein-like, whose translation MSAVAINHLFGFPETIEKLILPIPRSGEGNNTESRVGGGSNNIPIDILESSKEYIFYLDIPGISKSDIQVTVDEERTLVIKSNGKRKRDDDGEEGSKYIRLERRLAQNLVKKFRLPEDADVSAVTAKYQDGVLTVTVGKLPPQPPKPKTVQIAVS comes from the exons atgagtgcTGTTGCGATAAACCACTTGTTCGGCTTTCCGGAGACGATCGAGAAGCTGATTCTCCCGATCCCTCGTTCCGGCGAAGGTAACAATACCGAGTCTCGAGTTGGAGGAGGAAGTAACAACATCCCAATCGACATTTTGGAATCTTCTAAAGAATACATATTTTATCTTGACATCCCCGGAATCTCAAAATCCGATATCCAG GTGACTGTGGATGAAGAGAGGACGTTGGTGATTAAAAGTAatgggaagaggaagagagatgatgatggtgaagaagGTTCTAAGTACATTAGACTTGAGAGGAGACTTGCTCAGAATCTTGTTAAGAAGTTCCGCTTACCGGAAGATGCTGACGTGTCTGCCGTTACGGCTAAGTATCAAGATGGGGTTTTGACTGTCACCGTTGGCAAGTTACCGCCGCAGCCACCTAAGCCTAAGACTGTTCAAATCGCTGTTTCTTGA
- the LOC104778338 gene encoding trihelix transcription factor ASIL1-like, with translation MEEDDEIQSIHSPGDSSLSPQAPPSPPILPTNDVTVAVVKKPTAASVSSQSPSRNALALVVHTPAVTGGGGSGNRNGRGGSGGGGGGRDDCWSEEATKVLIDAWGDRFSEPGKGTLKQQHWKEVAEIVNKSRQCKYPKTDIQCKNRIDTVKKKYKQEKAKIASGDGPSKWVFFKKLESLIGASTTTAITTRASEKAPMGGGLVSSRSHLFKRQAKGTQIQGGGDLKRGSDSMRWHFRKRSASETESESESDPELEASPDSAESLPPPQPVSYQLPKRLKVDKSEGSGVGDVARAILGFTEAYEKAETAKLKLMVELEKERMKFAKEMELQRMQFLKTQLEITQSNQEEEERSRQRGDRRIVDDDDDDDDDDDNDDDDRNVKNNGNVSS, from the coding sequence ATGGAGGAAGACGACGAGATTCAGTCGATTCATTCTCCGGGAGATTCTTCCCTTTCACCACAAGCTCCTCCCTCTCCGCCGATTTTGCCGACAAACGACGTTACCGTCGCCGTTGTGAAGAAACCGACGGCTGCTTCTGTTTCGTCTCAGTCTCCGTCGAGGAACGCTTTAGCGTTAGTGGTTCATACTCCTGCTGTAACCGGTGGTGGTGGTAGCGGTAACAGAAACGGACGAGGAGGAAGcggtggtggcggcggcggaAGAGACGATTGTTGGAGCGAAGAAGCTACAAAGGTTCTAATCGACGCTTGGGGAGATCGGTTCTCTGAGCCAGGTAAAGGAACATTGAAGCAACAGCATTGGAAAGAAGTAGCTGAGATTGTGAACAAGTCTCGTCAATGCAAATACCCTAAAACTGATATACAGTGTAAGAACAGGATTGATACTGTCAAGAAGAAGTATAAGCAAGAGAAGGCTAAGATTGCTTCTGGTGATGGACCTAGTAAATGGGTCTTCTTCAAGAAGCTTGAGAGTTTGATTGGTGCTAGTACTACAACAGCTATCACTACCAGAGCTTCAGAGAAGGCTCCTATGGGAGGAGGTCTTGTGAGTAGCCGTTCGCATCTGTTTAAACGGCAAGCTAAAGGGACGCAGATTCAAGGAGGAGGGGATTTGAAGAGAGGTTCTGATTCCATGCGTTGGCATTTTAGGAAACGAAGTGCTTCTGAGACTGAGTCTGAGTCTGAGTCTGATCCTGAACTTGAGGCTTCACCTGATTCTGCTGAGAGTTTGCCACCGCCTCAACCTGTTTCGTATCAGCTGCCAAAGAGGTTGAAGGTGGATAAGAGTGAAGGGAGTGGAGTTGGAGATGTGGCGAGGGCGATTCTCGGATTCACGGAGGCTTATGAGAAAGCTGAGACTGCTAAGCTTAAGCTAATGGTGGAATTGGAAAAAGAGAGGATGAAGTTCGCTAAAGAGATGGAATTGCAGAGAATGCAGTTCTTGAAAACTCAGTTGGAGATAACACAGAGcaatcaagaagaggaagagaggagcAGGCAGCGAGGAGATAGAAGGatcgttgatgatgatgatgatgatgatgatgatgatgataatgatgatgatgatcgcaATGTCAAGAATAACGGCAATGTAAGTAGCTGA
- the LOC104778339 gene encoding dormancy-associated protein homolog 4-like: protein MGFLHKLWDETVAGPTPDNGLGKLRKHNSSSSTVRSSRPALSNDQVTRSIMVTKGNNNVLGLRKLKMDPNRVSGSPTGSCSIPGTPLTPGTPCDDLGPFTAGKIPSSGEDNAASLTTYDWIVINALDR, encoded by the exons ATGGGGTTCCTACACAAGCTGTGGGATGAAACGGTGGCCGGACCAACGCCGGACAATGGTCTCGGTAAATTGAGAAAGcacaattcatcatcatccaccgTCCGATCTTCTCGTCCTGCTCTCTCGAACGATCAAGTCACCAGAAGCATAATGGTGACCAAGGGGAATAACAATGTCCTTGGTCTTCGTAAATTGAAAATGGATCCGAATCGTGTTTCGGGTTCTCCCACCGGGTCATGTAGCATCCCGGGGACGCCTTTAACCC CTGGGACACCATGCGATGATTTGGGACCATTCACTGCCGGTAAAATCCCTTCCTCTGGCGAAGACAATGCCGCAAGTCTCACCACTTATGATTG GATTGTGATAAACGCGTTGGACCGTTGA
- the LOC104778342 gene encoding oligouridylate-binding protein 1A isoform X1 codes for MLLLQMEPLPSGNLPPGFDPSTCRSVYAGNIHTQVTEALLQEIFAGAGPIESCKLIRKDKSSYGFVHYFDRRFAAMAIMTLNGRHIFGQPMKVNWAYATGQREDTSSHFNIFVGDLSPEVTDAALFDSFAAFNSCSDARVMWDQKTGRSRGFGFVSFRNQQDAQTAINEMNGKWLSSRQIRCNWATKGATFGEDKHSSDGKSVVELTNGSSEDGRELANEDAPENNPQYTTVYVGNLSPEVTQLDLHRLFYALGAGVIEEVRVQRDKGFGFVRYNTHEEAALAIQMGNAQPFLFSRQIKCSWGSKPTPSGTASNPLPPPAPVSVPTLSAMDLLAYERQLAIAKMHPQAQHSLRQGGLGVNVAGASATMYDGGFQNVAAAHQQLMYYQ; via the exons ATGCTATTATTGCAGATGGAGCCTTTGCCAAGTGGAAACCTTCCTCCTGGTTTTGATCCCAGTACTTGCCGTAGTGT GTATGCTGGCAACATTCACACGCAGGTCACGGAGGCTCTTCTTCAAGAGATTTTTGCAGGCGCTGGTCCTATTGAAAGCTGTAAACTCATCAGAAAGGATAAG TCATCATATGGATTTGTTCACTACTTCGATCGTAGATTTGCTGCTATGGCTATAATGACTCTTAACGGAAGGCATAT ATTTGGACAGCCTATGAAAGTTAATTGGGCGTATGCAACTGGTCAGAGGGAAGATACATCAA GCCATTTCAACATTTTTGTTGGAGATCTCAGTCCAGAGGTTACTGATGCAGCATTGTTTGATAGCTTTGCTGCCTTCAATAGCTGCTC GGATGCAAGAGTAATGTGGGACCAGAAAACTGGACGCTCAAGGGGCTTTGGGTTTGTTTCCTTCCGTAATCAGCAG GATGCTCAAACTGCCATAAATGAGATGAATG GTAAATGGTTAAGTAGCAGACAGATCAGATGCAACTGGGCGACAAAAGGTGCTACTTTTGGCGAAGACAAGCATAGCTCTGATGGAAAAAGTGTTGTGGAACTTACAAATGGCTCTTCAG AGGATGGTAGAGAGCTCGCAAATGAAGATGCCCCTGAAAACAATCCTCAATATACAACTGTCTATGTAGGAAACCTCTCTCCAGAA GTAACTCAGCTTGATCTACACCGTCTATTTTATGCACTTGGCGCTGGAGTGATTGAAGAGGTCCGTGTCCAGCGGGACAAAGGGTTTGGTTTTGTGAGATATAACACTCATGAAGAGGCTGCTCTTGCTATCCAGATGGGCAACGCTCAGCCTTTCCTCTTTAGCAGACAGATAAAG TGTTCGTGGGGAAGCAAACCAACTCCATCAGGCACAGCCTCAAACCCACTTCCCCCACCAGCCCCGGTCTCAGTCCCCACTCTATCTGCAATGGACCTTTTAGCCTATGAGAGACAACTGGCTATAGCTAAG ATGCACCCTCAGGCTCAACATTCTCTAAGGCAAGGAGGTCTTGGAGTCAATGTAGCTGGAGCAAGTGCAACTATGTACGATGGTGGCTTTCAGAATGTAGCTGCGGCACATCAGCAGCTCATGTACTATCAGTAA
- the LOC104778342 gene encoding oligouridylate-binding protein 1A isoform X2, producing the protein MLLLQMEPLPSGNLPPGFDPSTCRSVYAGNIHTQVTEALLQEIFAGAGPIESCKLIRKDKSSYGFVHYFDRRFAAMAIMTLNGRHIFGQPMKVNWAYATGQREDTSSHFNIFVGDLSPEVTDAALFDSFAAFNSCSDARVMWDQKTGRSRGFGFVSFRNQQDAQTAINEMNGKWLSSRQIRCNWATKGATFGEDKHSSDGKSVVELTNGSSEDGRELANEDAPENNPQYTTVYVGNLSPEVTQLDLHRLFYALGAGVIEEVRVQRDKGFGFVRYNTHEEAALAIQMGNAQPFLFSRQIKCSWGSKPTPSGTASNPLPPPAPVSVPTLSAMDLLAYERQLAIAKMHPQAQHSLRQGGLGVNVAGASATMYDGGFQNVAAAHQQLMYYQ; encoded by the exons ATGCTATTATTACAGATGGAGCCTTTGCCAAGTGGAAACCTTCCTCCTGGTTTTGATCCCAGTACTTGCCGTAGTGT GTATGCTGGCAACATTCACACGCAGGTCACGGAGGCTCTTCTTCAAGAGATTTTTGCAGGCGCTGGTCCTATTGAAAGCTGTAAACTCATCAGAAAGGATAAG TCATCATATGGATTTGTTCACTACTTCGATCGTAGATTTGCTGCTATGGCTATAATGACTCTTAACGGACGGCATAT ATTTGGACAGCCTATGAAAGTTAATTGGGCGTATGCAACTGGTCAGAGGGAAGATACATCAA GCCATTTCAACATTTTTGTTGGAGATCTCAGTCCAGAGGTTACTGATGCAGCATTGTTTGATAGCTTTGCTGCCTTCAATAGCTGCTC GGATGCAAGAGTAATGTGGGACCAGAAAACTGGACGCTCAAGGGGCTTTGGGTTTGTTTCCTTCCGTAATCAGCAG GATGCTCAAACTGCCATAAATGAGATGAATG GTAAATGGTTAAGTAGCAGACAGATCAGATGCAACTGGGCGACAAAAGGTGCTACTTTTGGCGAAGACAAGCATAGCTCTGATGGAAAAAGTGTCGTGGAACTTACAAATGGCTCTTCAG AGGATGGTAGAGAGCTCGCAAATGAAGATGCCCCTGAAAACAATCCACAATATACAACTGTCTATGTAGGAAACCTCTCTCCAGAA GTAACTCAGCTTGATCTACACCGTCTATTTTATGCACTTGGCGCTGGAGTGATTGAAGAGGTCCGTGTCCAGCGGGACAAAGGGTTTGGTTTTGTGAGATATAACACTCATGAAGAGGCTGCTCTTGCTATCCAGATGGGCAACGCTCAGCCTTTCCTCTTTAGCAGACAGATAAAG TGTTCGTGGGGAAGCAAACCAACTCCATCAGGCACAGCCTCAAACCCACTTCCCCCACCAGCCCCGGTCTCAGTCCCCACTCTATCTGCAATGGACCTTTTAGCCTATGAGAGACAACTGGCTATAGCTAAG ATGCACCCTCAGGCTCAACATTCTCTAAGGCAAGGAGGTCTTGGAGTCAATGTAGCTGGAGCAAGTGCAACTATGTACGATGGTGGCTTTCAGAATGTAGCTGCGGCACATCAGCAGCTCATGTACTATCAGTAA
- the LOC109125182 gene encoding oligouridylate-binding protein 1A-like, giving the protein MQNQRLKLQQQQHQQAMIQQAMMQQQHPSLYHPGVMPPPQMEPLPSGNLPPGFDPSTCRSVYAGNIHTQVTEALLQEIFAGAGPIESCKLIRKDKSSYGFVHYFDRRFAAMAIMTLNGRHIFGQPMKVNWAYATGQREDTSSHFNIFVGDLSPEVTDAALFDSFAAFNSCSDARVMWDQKTGRSRGFGFVSFRNQQDAQTAINEMNGKWLXDATTTSFSLSSWCYASSSVFAGNGRKEWF; this is encoded by the exons atgcagaatcAAAGGCTGAAgctgcagcagcaacaacatcaacaagcTATGATTCAGcaagctatgatgcaacaacaaCATCCTTCTCTTTATCATCCTGGTGTTATGCCTCCTCCTCAG ATGGAGCCTTTGCCAAGTGGAAACCTTCCTCCTGGTTTTGATCCCAGTACTTGCCGTAGTGT GTATGCTGGCAACATTCACACGCAGGTCACGGAGGCTCTTCTTCAAGAGATTTTTGCAGGCGCTGGTCCTATTGAAAGCTGTAAACTCATCAGAAAGGATAAG TCATCATATGGATTTGTTCACTACTTCGATCGTAGATTTGCTGCTATGGCTATAATGACTCTTAACGGACGGCATAT ATTTGGACAGCCTATGAAAGTTAATTGGGCGTATGCAACTGGTCAGAGGGAAGATACATCAA GCCATTTCAACATTTTTGTTGGAGATCTCAGTCCAGAGGTTACTGATGCAGCATTGTTTGATAGCTTTGCTGCCTTCAATAGCTGCTC GGATGCAAGAGTAATGTGGGACCAGAAAACTGGACGCTCAAGGGGCTTTGGGTTTGTTTCCTTCCGTAATCAGCAG GATGCTCAAACTGCCATAAATGAGATGAATG GTAAATGGTTAANTGATGCAACAACAACATCCTTCTCTTTATCATCCTGGTGTTATGCCTCCTCCTCAg TTTTTGCTGGCAATGGTAGAAAAGAGTGGTTTTGA
- the LOC104779361 gene encoding exocyst complex component EXO70A1-like, with product MSTLDENRGDGSDLETAEKIILRWDSTTCEEAKENLIFQSGGDRDEVDRYLRAVDEVQRHISSISVSDEVKPATSTIQIAMARLEDELRNILISQTSTFEPDSLLLDSSLSSSSFASSSRTELDDDYSVTTCDEDEEQQQQQQVDLRMIGAGYSRECLQVYGNVRKTAMETMFKQLGIVKLGIGDVQRLDWEAVEVKIRRWIRAAKVCVRVVFASEKRLCEQIFEGTMEETTCFMDIVKGSALQLFNFPEAISISRRSPEKLFKILDLHDALTDLLPDMEEIFDSSSSEAILVQATEIQSRLAEAARGILTEFENAVFREPSVVPVPGGTIHPLTRYVMNYLNLISDYKETLIDLIMTKPCRGLECTNDRNNPDMDISQLEGISPLALHMIWTMVMLQFNLEEKSLHYKDEPLSHIFVMNNVHYIVQKVKSSPELMELIGDKYLRKLTGIFRQAATKYQRATWVRVLNSLRDEGLHVSGSFSSGVSKSALRERFKAFNTMFEEVHRIQSTWA from the exons ATGTCAACACTTGATGAGAATCGTGGCGATGGTTCCGATTTAGAGACGGCGGAGAAGATAATACTCCGGTGGGATTCAACAACATGTGAAGAAGCTAAAGAGAATCTTATTTTCCAAAGCGGTGGTGATCGAGATGAAGTAGATCGCTACTTACGAGCCGTCGACGAAGTCCAAAGACACATCTCTTCAATCTCAGTCTCCGACGAAGTCAAACCAGCCACCTCAACGATTCAAATCGCCATGGCTAGGCTCGAAGACGAGCTGAGAAACATCTTGATCTCTCAGACTTCGACTTTCGAACCTGATTCGCTTCTCCTCGATTCATcgctatcttcttcctctttcgcTTCTTCCTCCCGCACCGAGCTTGACGATGACTATAGCGTCACAACTTGTGACGAAGATGAAgagcaacaacagcaacaacaagtgGATCTG AGGATGATCGGAGCTGGTTACTCACGCGAGTGTCTTCAGGTATACGGAAACGTTAGAAAAACCGCCATGGAAACGATGTTTAAGCAGCTAGGGATTGTGAAATTAGGGATTGGAGATGTTCAGAGACTTGACTGGGAAGCTGTTGAAGTGAAGATCAGGAGATGGATCCGTGCGGCTAAAGTTTGCGTTAGAGTAGTCTTCGCTAGCGAGAAGAGACTCTGTGAGCAGATATTTGAAGGAACCATGGAAGAGACGACATGTTTCATGGATATTGTCAAAGGCTCTGCTTTGCAACTTTTCAATTTCCCTGAAGCTATAAGCATTAGTAGAAGATCACCTGAGAAACTATTCAAGATTCTTGATTTACACGATGCTTTAACAGATTTGTTACCTGATATGGAAGAGATCTTCGATTCGAGTTCGTCCGAGGCTATTCTTGTTCAAGCTACAGAGATACAATCAAGATTAGCTGAAGCAGCAAGAGGTATACTCACTGAGTTTGAGAACGCTGTGTTTCGTGAGCCTTCGGTTGTTCCTGTCCCTGGAGGAACTATACATCCATTGACAAGGTATGTGATGAACTACCTCAACTTGATCTCTGACTATAAAGAAACGTTGATTGATCTCATCATGACCAAACCATGCCGGGGTTTGGAATGTACCAATGATAGAAACAATCCCGATATGGATATCTCTCAGCTTGAAGGAATATCTCCGTTAGCTTTGCATATGATTTGGACTATGGTGATGCTTCAGTTCAATCTTGAAGAGAAGTCTTTGCATTACAAAGACGAACCTTTGTCTCACATCTTCGTCATGAACAATGTCCATTACATAGTTCAGAAGGTGAAAAGCTCTCCGGAGCTAATGGAGTTGATAGGAGATAAGTATTTAAGAAAGCTTACTGGGATATTTAGACAGGCGGCTACCAAGTATCAGAGAGCCACATGGGTCAGAGTTCTGAATAGCTTGAGAGATGAAGGATTACATGTGAGCGGAAGCTTCTCTTCTGGTGTATCGAAAAGTGCTTTAAGAGAGAGGTTTAAAGCTTTCAATACAATGTTTGAAGAGGTTCATAGGATTCAGTCGACATG GGCATGA